A single window of Rhizobium sp. SL42 DNA harbors:
- a CDS encoding Gfo/Idh/MocA family protein, producing the protein MFRDSVVEDYADKHEIVAVCDSNSHRLNEAAKAASKPGTNGVATYLSGDFDRLLTEQRPDTVVVATPDFLHADYIVRAFEAGCDVICEKPLTIDLTRLKMIVDAQKRTGRQVKVTFNYRYSPARTQIKELIASGAIGTVTAVDFRWHLDRVHGADYFRRWHRQKENSGGLLVHKSTHHFDLLNWWLGTVPIEVLASGRRAFYRPETAVDLGLSGRGPRCHLCPVADKCDFELDLAADPSLKELYLDAEGEDGYFRDLCVFDEEIGIEDTMQAHIRYASGVTANYTLTAYSPWEGLEIKFQGTKGDITHRHVEVHGVFGGERAHADEDAITTELHLAGEAPRLVEVPKAKGHHGGADPVMLGYIFDPDGMEPDRFDRASDHIGGAWSILTGIAANASIETGSVVNIQSMLRARGIKLER; encoded by the coding sequence ATGTTTCGCGATTCCGTCGTTGAGGACTATGCGGACAAGCACGAGATCGTTGCCGTCTGCGACAGCAATTCGCACCGCCTGAACGAAGCGGCGAAGGCGGCCTCGAAACCCGGTACGAACGGCGTGGCGACCTACCTGTCCGGTGATTTCGACCGGCTGCTCACCGAGCAGAGGCCGGACACGGTCGTCGTGGCCACACCTGATTTCCTGCACGCGGACTATATCGTGCGGGCATTCGAGGCCGGTTGCGACGTGATCTGCGAAAAGCCGCTGACGATAGATCTTACCCGGCTAAAGATGATCGTCGACGCGCAGAAGCGCACCGGGCGCCAGGTCAAGGTCACCTTCAACTATCGCTATTCGCCGGCGCGCACGCAGATCAAGGAACTGATCGCGTCGGGGGCGATCGGAACCGTGACGGCGGTCGATTTTCGCTGGCATCTCGACCGGGTGCATGGCGCGGACTATTTCCGCCGCTGGCACCGGCAGAAGGAGAATTCCGGCGGGCTTCTGGTGCACAAGTCGACCCATCATTTCGACCTGCTCAACTGGTGGCTGGGCACGGTGCCGATCGAGGTTCTGGCGTCCGGCCGCCGTGCCTTCTACCGGCCGGAGACAGCCGTCGATCTCGGGCTTTCGGGCCGCGGGCCGCGTTGCCATCTCTGTCCGGTGGCGGACAAATGCGATTTCGAACTCGATCTGGCGGCGGATCCGAGCCTGAAAGAACTCTATCTGGATGCCGAGGGTGAGGACGGCTACTTCCGCGATCTTTGCGTCTTCGACGAGGAGATCGGGATCGAGGACACGATGCAGGCCCATATCCGCTACGCCTCGGGCGTGACTGCAAACTATACACTTACGGCCTATTCGCCGTGGGAGGGACTGGAGATCAAGTTCCAGGGCACCAAGGGCGATATCACCCATCGCCATGTCGAAGTGCACGGCGTGTTCGGCGGAGAGCGGGCGCATGCCGACGAGGATGCGATCACGACGGAATTGCATCTGGCAGGAGAAGCGCCGCGGCTGGTCGAGGTACCCAAGGCCAAGGGCCATCATGGCGGCGCCGACCCGGTCATGCTCGGCTATATCTTCGATCCGGACGGCATGGAGCCGGATCGCTTTGATCGCGCTTCCGACCATATCGGCGGCGCCTGGTCGATCCTGACCGGCATTGCGGCCAATGCGTCGATCGAGACCGGTTCGGTTGTCAACATTCAATCGATGCTACGGGCCCGTGGCATCAAACTGGAGCGGTAG
- a CDS encoding ABC transporter ATP-binding protein, giving the protein MAGLTLRNVGKRYGALSIIQGLNLDIHDGEFLVLVGPSGCGKSTLLRMIAGLEEISEGTVSIGSKVVNDLPASKRELSMVFQSYALYPHMSVRKNLAFGLQNFKMARNEVERRVAEAARILQIEHLLERKPRQLSGGQKQRVAIGRAIVREPQLFLFDEPLSNLDAELRVQMRAELASLYARLGTTMIYVTHDQVEAMTMATRIVVLRGGKIEQVGTPQELYTRPQNLFVAGFIGSPKINMLQATMSHSNGIATASVAGMPAFAIPNLATSDPALTLCVRPASLQIGRGEVTAEGTIKLVEYLGSETLLHIALSSGQTLLVSDNGRTAYRMGDPVTIGFNLSDLHYFDGNGQRIEAIQNESQTQ; this is encoded by the coding sequence ATGGCAGGATTGACGCTTCGAAACGTCGGAAAGCGCTATGGAGCGCTCTCCATCATCCAGGGGCTCAACCTGGATATCCACGACGGCGAGTTCCTTGTGCTCGTCGGGCCCTCCGGCTGCGGCAAGTCGACATTACTGCGCATGATCGCCGGTCTCGAGGAGATCTCCGAGGGAACTGTGTCGATCGGAAGCAAGGTGGTCAACGACCTGCCGGCTTCCAAGCGCGAGCTGTCGATGGTGTTCCAGTCCTATGCGCTCTATCCGCATATGAGCGTGCGAAAGAACCTCGCCTTCGGTCTGCAGAATTTCAAGATGGCGCGGAACGAGGTCGAGCGTCGGGTGGCGGAGGCGGCCCGTATCCTGCAGATCGAACATCTGTTGGAGCGCAAGCCACGCCAGCTGTCCGGCGGGCAGAAGCAACGCGTGGCGATCGGGCGGGCCATCGTGCGCGAGCCGCAGCTCTTCCTGTTCGATGAGCCGCTGTCCAACCTCGATGCCGAACTGCGCGTCCAGATGCGGGCCGAACTTGCCTCGCTCTATGCAAGGCTCGGCACGACGATGATCTATGTGACGCATGACCAGGTGGAGGCGATGACCATGGCGACCCGGATCGTCGTGCTCCGGGGCGGCAAGATCGAACAGGTCGGCACGCCGCAGGAACTCTATACAAGGCCGCAGAACCTTTTCGTCGCCGGTTTCATCGGGTCGCCGAAGATCAACATGCTGCAGGCCACCATGTCGCACAGCAATGGCATTGCAACGGCGAGCGTTGCCGGGATGCCGGCGTTCGCAATCCCCAATCTTGCGACGTCGGATCCGGCGCTGACGCTCTGCGTGCGCCCGGCATCGCTGCAGATCGGCCGCGGTGAGGTGACCGCGGAAGGCACGATCAAGCTGGTCGAATATCTCGGCAGCGAAACATTGCTGCATATCGCCCTGTCCTCCGGCCAGACGCTGCTGGTCAGCGACAACGGCCGCACGGCCTATCGCATGGGCGATCCGGTGACGATCGGCTTCAATCTTTCCGACCTCCATTATTTCGACGGCAACGGCCAGCGCATCGAAGCCATCCAGAACGAGAGCCAGACCCAGTGA
- a CDS encoding carbohydrate ABC transporter permease, producing the protein MKTSATDLDLAIQVDEAARVAHAVKLRRDRRERNGRILKHVFLIGVSCVMLYPLFWLLASSFKPENEIFGSLTLWPSEFRFDNYTAGWNALPKSFTVFYMNSAIVTGLSVIGNLVSCSFAAYAFARLQFTGRSFFFALMMMTLMIPYHVVLIPQYVQFLKLGWVDTYLPLVVPRFLASDAFFIFLMVQFFRQLPRELDEAAMIDGCSPFKIYWAIILPLSLPAMGTAAIFSLIWVWEDFLAPLIYLNDIKSYTVPLALRLFLDQEGKSAYGQMFAMSVLSLVPVVIFFVLFQKMIVRGIATSGMK; encoded by the coding sequence ATGAAAACGAGCGCGACTGATCTCGACCTCGCGATCCAGGTGGACGAGGCGGCAAGGGTTGCCCACGCGGTGAAGCTGCGGCGTGACCGGCGCGAGCGCAATGGCCGCATCCTGAAGCATGTCTTCCTGATCGGCGTGTCCTGCGTGATGCTCTATCCGCTCTTCTGGCTGCTCGCCTCGTCGTTCAAGCCGGAAAACGAGATCTTCGGCAGTCTGACGCTCTGGCCGTCGGAATTCCGCTTCGACAACTATACCGCGGGTTGGAACGCCCTGCCGAAGTCGTTCACGGTGTTCTACATGAATTCGGCGATTGTCACCGGCCTTTCGGTGATCGGCAACCTGGTGTCCTGTTCGTTTGCGGCTTACGCTTTTGCCCGGCTGCAGTTTACCGGGCGCAGCTTCTTCTTCGCCCTGATGATGATGACCTTGATGATCCCGTATCATGTCGTCCTCATCCCGCAATATGTGCAGTTCCTCAAGCTTGGCTGGGTCGATACCTATCTGCCGCTGGTCGTGCCGCGCTTCCTCGCTTCGGACGCCTTCTTCATCTTCCTGATGGTGCAGTTCTTCCGCCAGTTGCCGCGCGAACTCGACGAAGCGGCGATGATCGACGGTTGTTCGCCCTTCAAGATCTACTGGGCGATCATCCTGCCGCTGTCGCTGCCGGCAATGGGTACGGCGGCGATCTTCTCGCTGATCTGGGTGTGGGAGGATTTTCTCGCGCCGCTCATCTATCTCAATGACATCAAGAGCTACACGGTGCCGCTGGCGCTTCGCCTCTTCCTCGATCAGGAAGGCAAGTCCGCCTATGGCCAGATGTTCGCGATGTCGGTGCTTTCGCTGGTTCCGGTCGTGATCTTCTTCGTCCTGTTCCAGAAAATGATCGTTCGTGGCATCGCCACCTCCGGAATGAAGTAG
- a CDS encoding carbohydrate ABC transporter permease yields MRRFFARNAPAYVFLLPWLIGFFLLALGPILASLYLSFTRYDMVNVPEWVGLDNYVYMFTRDRRFWKALDVTFTYVALAVPARLIMALGVAMLLDKGLRTIGLYRAIFYLPSLLGASIAIAILWRQLFAADGVVNQILATFGIQGASWITNPNTSLYTLVILAMWQFGSPMLIFLAGLRGIPRDLYEAAEIDGTPRWRQFTRITLPLLAPVIFFNLVLQTIDAFKTFSSAFIISNGTGAPADSLLFYTVYLFNEAFKFFRMGYASALAWVLLIIIAVFTAVAFFTSKYWVHYENERD; encoded by the coding sequence ATGAGACGTTTCTTCGCCCGCAATGCGCCGGCCTATGTGTTTCTGCTGCCCTGGCTGATCGGGTTCTTCCTGCTCGCGCTCGGACCGATCCTGGCGTCGCTCTATCTGTCGTTCACCCGCTACGACATGGTCAACGTTCCGGAATGGGTCGGTCTCGACAATTACGTCTACATGTTCACCCGCGACCGGCGGTTCTGGAAGGCGCTCGACGTGACCTTCACCTATGTCGCGCTGGCCGTGCCCGCCCGCCTGATCATGGCGCTCGGCGTTGCCATGCTGCTCGACAAGGGTCTGCGCACGATCGGGCTTTACCGCGCGATCTTTTACCTGCCCTCGCTGCTGGGCGCGTCGATCGCGATCGCCATCCTGTGGCGTCAGTTGTTTGCCGCGGACGGCGTGGTCAACCAGATCCTGGCTACCTTCGGTATTCAGGGCGCATCCTGGATCACCAATCCGAATACCTCGCTTTATACGCTGGTGATTTTGGCGATGTGGCAGTTCGGCTCGCCGATGCTGATCTTCCTCGCGGGTCTCAGGGGGATCCCGCGCGACCTTTACGAGGCGGCGGAAATCGACGGGACGCCGCGTTGGCGCCAGTTTACCCGGATCACACTGCCGCTGCTCGCCCCGGTGATCTTCTTCAATCTGGTGCTGCAGACCATCGACGCCTTCAAGACGTTTTCCAGCGCCTTCATCATCTCGAACGGAACCGGCGCGCCGGCCGATAGCCTTCTGTTCTACACGGTCTACCTGTTCAACGAGGCGTTCAAGTTCTTCCGCATGGGCTACGCCTCAGCGCTGGCCTGGGTGCTGCTGATCATCATCGCGGTTTTCACGGCGGTGGCCTTCTTCACCTCGAAATATTGGGTGCATTATGAAAACGAGCGCGACTGA
- a CDS encoding ABC transporter substrate-binding protein: MTKLTRRSMLGAMGAAAAASAFSAIPAWAADRSIRHFWWGNPERDKRTFAVIDVFQKANPAIEVSGETIGWGDYWTKMATQTAGRNMADLVQMDYRFLFEYVRRGALLPLDEHIGKTLMIADFDQGPLEGGKVDGKLYALNIGSNSQVMVHNTRVFQEAGIDADLINWTWDDFAKACETITAKTNGAVKGSDDLSLMIETFESWVRQNGREFYDADGKVTATVDDVASYWQFWADLREKGAVRDADKTVILDPPIAESGIAVGDTAMSHFWSNQLVGIQAVAKDKIGAAMVPHKAGGKPGQFIKPSMFMSLSRDAKDTDAAIAYMNAWVNDPETTAILGLERGIPCSPKVRAALAPNLTEVEKMSVDYFEAIQSKVGPLPLPAPKGAGEVRDAFMRVGTDVVLGNAQAADAATAFIEEAQSIVERAQ, translated from the coding sequence ATGACCAAACTGACAAGACGAAGCATGCTGGGCGCGATGGGTGCGGCGGCTGCCGCATCGGCGTTTTCGGCCATTCCGGCATGGGCTGCCGACCGGTCGATCCGGCATTTCTGGTGGGGCAATCCGGAGCGTGACAAACGCACCTTTGCTGTGATCGACGTGTTCCAGAAGGCCAATCCCGCTATCGAGGTTTCCGGCGAGACGATCGGCTGGGGCGACTACTGGACCAAGATGGCAACCCAGACCGCCGGCCGCAACATGGCCGATCTGGTTCAGATGGATTACCGCTTCCTGTTCGAATATGTGCGCCGCGGCGCGCTATTGCCGCTCGACGAGCATATCGGCAAGACCCTGATGATCGCCGACTTTGACCAGGGACCGCTGGAAGGCGGCAAGGTTGACGGCAAGCTCTATGCATTGAACATCGGCTCCAACAGCCAGGTGATGGTGCACAATACGCGCGTCTTCCAGGAAGCCGGCATCGATGCCGACCTGATCAACTGGACGTGGGACGATTTCGCCAAGGCCTGTGAAACGATCACTGCCAAGACCAATGGCGCGGTCAAGGGATCGGACGACCTGTCGCTGATGATCGAGACGTTCGAGTCCTGGGTGCGCCAGAACGGCCGTGAATTCTATGATGCAGACGGCAAGGTGACCGCGACCGTCGATGACGTCGCCAGTTATTGGCAGTTCTGGGCGGATCTGCGCGAGAAGGGCGCCGTCCGTGACGCGGACAAGACGGTGATCCTCGATCCGCCGATCGCCGAATCCGGCATTGCCGTCGGCGATACCGCGATGTCGCATTTCTGGTCCAACCAGCTGGTCGGCATCCAGGCAGTCGCCAAGGACAAGATCGGCGCCGCCATGGTGCCGCACAAGGCGGGCGGCAAGCCGGGTCAGTTCATCAAGCCATCGATGTTCATGTCGCTCAGCCGCGATGCCAAGGATACGGACGCCGCGATCGCCTACATGAATGCCTGGGTCAACGATCCGGAAACCACCGCGATCCTCGGACTGGAACGCGGCATTCCCTGCTCGCCGAAGGTGCGTGCGGCGCTGGCGCCCAATCTGACCGAGGTCGAGAAGATGTCGGTCGATTACTTCGAGGCGATCCAGAGCAAGGTCGGGCCGCTGCCACTGCCGGCTCCCAAGGGTGCCGGCGAAGTGCGCGACGCCTTCATGCGCGTCGGCACCGATGTGGTGCTTGGCAATGCGCAGGCGGCCGATGCAGCCACCGCGTTTATCGAAGAGGCGCAGTCGATCGTCGAGCGCGCCCAGTAA